TTTAAATGACCAGGCACTTTCTTTTCTTCTTTACTTTCACCTTGTCGTGGTCGTGCATCCTTTTTAAATGCATTAAAATCAATTTCCAAACCACTTAAAAACATTAAAAAGATAAAGCCTAATGTTGATAGAATATTAAGCATAGAATCTTTGGTTACTAGATTTAAAAATGAATTACCAATGATAATTCCCATTAAGATTTCAGCGACGACTACTGGCAAAAAGTTGATATTCAACCTATTAACAATAATAGGTGTTAAAAATGCAGCAACGACTACAATCACAAGTGATAAGAACTCCATTCGTTCCTCCTTAAGTTAAATAAGACATAAATGATGTTGCTAAGCCGAAATAAATTAACATACTGACAATATCATTAATTGTTGTAATAAATGGACCACTTGCTACTGCTGGGTCAATTTTTAATTTATTCATAAGTAATGGAATCATTGATCCTACCAATGTTCCAACTGTCATAGCACAAGTCAAACTACCACCTACGATGACTGCTAATAATGGTTGTCGATAGATTGAAATAATAATAATAATTAAAATAATTGAGCACACAATTCCAGACAACAATCCGCTTCCTGCTTCTCTTAAAGCTACTTTAAACTTACTTTGTTCATCAATATCTCCAGTTGAGATATTACGCACAGAAACGGCTAATGATTGTGTACCAGAATTACCTGACATCCCGCTAATAATAGGAATGAATGCTGCTAATAAGGCAACCTTAGATAATGTATCCTCAAAACTACCTAGAATAGTCGCTGTTATCATACCTAAGAATGTTAAAATGATTAACCACGGTAAGCGTTTCGTCGCTGTTTTGATGACTGAGTCATTCGTAGAGTCAATATCAGAAACCCCGGCTAAACGAGAGTAGTCTTCACTAGCTTCTTCGTCCATTACATCTAAAATGTCATCGATTGTAATGATTCCTAGTAAGTGATTTTGATAATCTACTACTGGTACCGCAATAAAATCATAGTCTCTCATTGTTTGTGCAACGTCTTCTTGGTCTGTTGCAACATCAACGCTAATAACACGTTCGCTCATGACATCTTCAATATAAGCATCGTTTTCAGCAGTGATTAGGTCCCTTAATGATAGAACACCAACTAATTGATCATCTTCATTTACCGCAAAAATGACATATATGGTTTCTGCATTAGGCGCTTGTTCTTTAACATGCATCAATGCTTCTTTCACGGGTGTTGTTGATTTTAAAGAAAGATATTCCGTCGTCATAATACCGCCGGCAGTATCTTCTTCATAATGTAACAATGCTTTGATTTCATTTGCATCTTCGTTATTCATTAATGTGAGTAAACTAGCAACTTTCGGTTTGGATAATTCATTTAAAATATCTACCGCATTATCGTAAGACATCTCTTCTAAAATATGACTAGCATAGTTCGCATTGATATTATCGAATAGCTCCTCATATTCTTCATCATCTATATCTAAATGGTCGAAGAAATCAGCAACTTCACTAGGAGATAAGAATTCAAATATCTTTTGTCGCTTTTCTTCATCGGTATCTTCAAAGTACTCACTTTGTTCGTAATTATGCATTGATAAAAATTCTTCTCTAAATGCATCAATGTCACCATCTTGTAATAATCGATCTAATAAATCTTTATCATACACGTCTTCGTTCACATGTTCTTTCTCTTTTAATTCTGTGTCGTTAGACAAATTAAACACCTCCAAAACAATTTTTTATATTAAGTCATACCATTGATTGAGTTGTTTATGATCAATTTCGATATGTATCATTTTTTTATTAACTGGATGTTCAAAACAAAGTTTTGAACAATGTAAGCATTGCCCTTCTATTTTACCATGTTTTCCGCCGTACAATGTATCGCCTATTAAAGGATGACCTATATATTGAAAATGCACTCTAATCTGATGTGTTCGACCCGTACACAGTTGCACTTCGCAACAACTTACATTCTCTTTTTGTTTTATAGTACGATACAATGTTTTGGCATATTTACCGTTTTCTGATACTTGCCTTTCTATAATACTTGCTTCATTTCTAGCAATGGGTGCTTCAATCACGCCACTTGGTTCAGTAATACCGTGTGCCAAACACGTATAAACCTTATCCATATTAGTTTTTGAAAATAAATGGTGGATATAACCATATTTCGCGAAAAGTACAATCCCAGTAGTATTTCGATCTAAACGGGTTACGATGTGAGGATTGGTATGTTCACCTTTATGTTGTAAATAACCCAATACTTGTTCAACTAAGCTTTCATGTGGATGTTCACGTGAAGGTGCACAGTTTTGTCTATTGGGTTTAGATACAATAATGATATAGTCGTCTTCGAATAATATATCTAGTGGTTTCAAGTATGGTATTAAATTGGCACTAGGTATTTCTAACGGTAGTTGAACAACAAGCTGATCGCCTAAGTTCAATTGATACCTCACTGTGACAGGCCTCTGATTGACAAGTAAAGCGCCATTAGTTTTAATGGCGCTAATTGTTTTCTTAGAAAAGTCATGTCGTTGTAAAAATGATTTAAGCGTTTCTTGCTGTGCAATCGTATATCTAAAAATCATACTTCATCATCACTTGAAATAAATGAATCGTGTACCCTCTTCCAGAATGGGAATGGTCTAAAGCGTGCAAATCTTACCTTTTCATTTGCTACTCTATACTGGATTGCATTTACATTCTTATGCTTAATACTCACATGATCAATCGTAGTTCGTATTGTATCGTGATTGACAGGTGTTATCAAACAAGTATGATGTTTAGGAAGTACTAATGGTGAACCCACTGTTCTAAACACACGATTGTTGATTGAAGCAATCTCTGCAATTTGCATTGCTTCTAAAGATGGATGGATTAATGCACCACCTAAAGCCTTATTATAAGCTGTTGACCCAGATGGCGTAGATATACAAAGTCCATCTCCTCTAAAACGCTCAAAATGTTTACCGCGAATATTAACATCCACAACTAATGTTGATCCATTTTCAGTTTTCATAGTAGCTTCATTCAATGCTAAATACCTTGTTTCATAACCATTATTATTATATCGAACAATGATTTCTAATAATGGATATTCAATAACTTGAAATTCTGAATTATTGATTTCAATTATTAATTTTTCGACTTCATGAGGTAACCAGTCAGCATAAAACCCTAAATGTCCGGTGTGAACACCAACAAATGCCACTTTCGACAACATATGACTATATTGATGAAATGCTTGTAGTAAAGTGCCATCCCCACCGACTGAAATGACTATTTCTGGGTTTTCATTATCTTCAACCATCTGAAAATCTTTCATATAGTTAATCATTTTATGCTTTAACGCATTGGACTTAGAATCACCTTTAGTTAGGATTGTATAACGCATGTTTACACCTCATTAGTCATTTTCATGTTTTTTCGCACGTTTTTGAGTATAATACTTCTGTGCTTCTTGAATTTCATCTTTTATCTCGGACATTTCTTCGTCTAATAAGTAAGCCGCTTCTGCCGCTCTTTCTAAACGATGCTGTATCTCATCTGGATAATCTCCATCATATTTATAACGCAATGTATGTTCTATGGTTGACCAGAAATTCATAGCCAATGTTCTAATCTGAATTTCAGCTAGAATAGATTTCTGTCCATTTAATGTTTCAATAGGATATTCAATAATCACATGATATGAACGATAGCCACTTGGTTTGGTATTGCGAATATAGTCTCTTTCTTCAACAACACTAAAATCCTTACGTTGACGTAATATATTAACTACGACATCTATATCATCAACAAATTGGCACATAATTCTGAGTCCAGCTATGTCATACATTTCTTCTCTTAATCTATCAAATGGAATTTCCCTTTTGTTTGCTTTATCTATAATACTTGAAATAGGTTTAACGCGGCCTGTTACGAATTCAATGGGAGAACTGTGTTCACTAATCTCATATTGTTTACGTAATCCTTTTAATTTTACTTTTAATTCATTAACAGCCTGTTTGTAGGGTGTTAAAAATTGATCCCACTGGTTCATATTACTTCACTCCGCTTCATTCTAGTTCAAAAGTTTTTTCAACAGCAGAAACAAACTCCTTACCATAGTTATTATTGCCTTCAATATTGTCTAATATGTAATCTAATTCCTCTTGGAAATGTTTAAGTTCTAACTCATCGTTTACAATGAGTTTCTTCCCTTTGTTTTCATGTAACATCGACCATGTTTCTTCTACAAAGATTAAATACGAATAGGATTGACCATCATCTAAGATGTATGCAAATCCATAATTATCACTATCAACAAGCATTTGTCCTACTTCTTCTAATCCTTCAATCGAATCTTCTGAATAACAGTAAATTGTATCGTCTTTCACTTTGATTTCATTTATATATATACGCATGCTTGCCCCTCCTTATTCCATATTAGTTTAACATAATTTATGCTTACATCACACGTATGTAGCCGAATATTGTCACATTATTATATGTATTTGAATTTTTTTAGATATATTATTATTCTAATTTCAATTTTAAATAATGTTTGTCTTTTCAAAACATTGTCTTACTTTAAAACAAGAGCCAATTCAGTCATACTAATAGTAAATCAAACAATGATGCAGAGGAGTTACAATGAATGGCAACTAATAATGAAATTGAATTTAAACAAATACTTAGTGAATCAACATATAATAATATTAAAGATCAATATTTCAAGGATAAATCACCTTTCAAACAGATCAATTACTATATAGATACTGCCGATTTCAAACTCAAAGATCACTATTCTGCTTTAAGAATTCGAGTCAAAGACAATACTTATGAGATGACGCTCAAAGTACCTGCAGAGGTAGGTTTAACGGAATACAATTTTAATGTCCCTCTTGAACCTGAAATTGACAAAATGGTTTATCACAATCAATTGCCTGTCGAGATTAGACAAATTTTAGTGGATGACTTTGATGTTCAAGATGGTACATTAGTGATATTAGGCGCTTTAACTACATATAGAATGGAGACATCTTATCAAAATGAACTTCTTGTGTTAGACAAAAGTGAATATCTCGGCACTGAAGATTACGAGCTAGAATTCGAAGTACATGATTATGAAGAGGGTTTACAAAAGTTTTATGACTTACTGAAATCATTTCAAATGACCCACGAGAAGCCTTTAAACAAAGTCCAACGTTTCTTTAATAGAAAAGCTAATTTAGCGTAACAACAACAACGGAAGCTATAATGCAAATTACTTTCAAATGTAAAAATTCATGTTATATTAGATATATATTAATGAAATACGGTGATATTATGCCTAAAACACCATATGACATCATTGGGCAAGATGCACTATATCTAATGATTGATCATTTTTATCAATTAGTAGAAAAAGACGATAGAATTAATCATTTATTCCCTGGTGATTTTATAGAAACGAGTAGAAAACAAAAACAATTTTTAACTCAGTTTTTAGGAGGCCCTGATTTATATACACAGGAACATGGACATCCCATGTTGAAAAGACGACATATGGAATTTACGATTACTGAATATGAGCGCGATGCTTGGTTAGAAAATATGTCTATAGCAATTAATCATGCTAACTTCCCTGCTGGGGTTGGTGACTATTTATTTGAAAGATTGCGACTAACAGCTAATCATATGGTGAATTCCGAAAAATAATTGTAGGTGAAAAGACATGGCTGAAGAGTTAAGAGTAATGGAGAATAAGAGTCGTGAAGATGCAAATACTGATCTATCACCTGTATGCAAAATAGAAATTTACTCTTTTTTCGATCCTTTTAGTAAAGATTGTTTCAAAATATCGGCAATCTTATCAAAACTAAGAATTGAATATAATCAATATATACGTGTTAGACATATTCTTAATCCTTCATTAAAAGTTTTAACAAAATGCCAAGCACAAAGCACCTCTGATTTCGATAATATTGCACTCGCATACAAAGCGGCCGAATTACAAGGCCGTTTAAGAGCAGAACGATTTATACATTTAATGCAAAATGAAATTATACCTAAGCGCGATATTATCACCGAAGAAATGATATGTGATTGTGTAAAAAATGCTGGAATTGATTATGATGTGTTTAAAGAAGACTTACAGAAAAGTAAACTAACAGAAAGTTTAAAAGTTGACTTGCATATAGCACGTGAAATGGAAATAGAACAGTCTCCATCCCTCGTATTCTTCAGTGAAGACGTGCATGAAGAAGGGTTAAAAGTTGAAGGGCTTTATCCATATCACATATACACATACATCATCAATGAACTTATGGGAACGCCAATCGAAAAGAGTTTGCCACCGAAGTTAGAAACATATATACAACAGAAGCAACTTGTGACAATGGAAGAGTTACTCACAATATATGAGTGGCCTGAAAAATTATTAAATAAAGAATTGAAAAAACTCATGCTTCAACAGAAAGTGGAAAAATTAAATTATCCTGACGGCAAGTTTTGGAAATCTAAAATGCCTAAATGTTGAAATTCTATCTTGGCTCTATCAATATTTAAAAATCAGCGCAACAGATTATTTGATATCTGTTGCGCTGATTTTTTGTTTATTCATAATTTGAATAATTTATGTATATTGCCTACTACCTATTTTAAGACAAATAAAAAAACGCCGTGTCTGATTACACGACGCTAAACAAAGGGGATGGGAGAAATTTTTCACTTCAAACAAAGGGGTATGTTTGTTATGTGATTAATTTCATGTTCATAATATAACACGACGTATAGCCCATTTCAACCTTTGAGTTTGATTAAATTTAAATTGTCACAATCTGTTCATAATGTAAGCGAATTCAATCATATTAAGCTTTCATAAGTTTTTCAAAAGCATCTAATTTTTGTTCAAATACTTCACAAGCTTGCTCAATTGGTTCAGGTGATGTCATATCTACACCTGCATTTTTTAAGATTTCAATTGGATAATTTGAGCTACCTTTTTTCAAGAATTCATTAATATATCTTTCAACAGCTGGTTGTCCCTCTGTTAAGATTTGGTGACTTAAACTTTGTGCAGCACTATAACCTGTTGCGTATTGATATACATAATAATTCATATAGAAGTGAGGAATTCGTGACCATTCTTTACTAATGTCTTCATCTGTTTCAACTGCATCTCCAAAATATTGTTTATTCAGTTTGGCATACTCTTCATTCATACGAGTTGGAGTTAATGGTTCCCCTGCTTCTTCTATTTGATGAATTTTATGTTCGAATTCTGCAAACATGGTTTGACGGAATAATGTCGCTCTAAAGCGTTCGAGTTCTTGATTCAATAATAATAAACGTTTGTCGTCATCTAAATGTTTATCCATATAATCGCTTAATAAAGCTTCATTACATGTAGATGCTACTTCAGCTACAAATATTGTATAGTCACTTAGATTGGATGGTTGATTTTGACGACTGAAATAACTATGTGCTGAGTGACCAAATTCATGAACTAAAGTATATAAATCTGAAACTGTATCTGACCAATTTAATAAGATGAATGGATTTGTTAAATGTGCACCAGATGAATATCCACCAGATCGTTTACCTTTGTTTTCATAAACATCAACCCAGCGATTATCCAATCCTTCTTTAACCACATTTAAATACTCTTCACCCATTGGTTCAAGTGCTTTTAACATCCATGATTTAGCTTCTTCATAAGGCATTTCAAATTTAACGTCTTTCACTAATGGTGTATATAAATCATACATTTTTAAGTCATCGATGCCTAACAACTCTTGTCTTAAACGCGTATATCTATGAAGTAAAGGTAAATATTTGTGAACAGTTTTCACTAGGTTATCATAGACTTCTTCTGGAATATGATTATTACTCAAAGCTTTTTCACGAGCAGATTTATAGTGATGTGTACGCGCGTTAAATACATTTTTCTTCACTTCACCTGCTAATGTCGCGCCTAACGTATTGTTATGAGAACCATAAGCTTTATATACATTTCTAAATGCAGATTCTCTTAAAACACGATCATCTGATTCTAGATATTTGATAAACGTACCTTGTGTTAATGGATGTGCTTTACCATCTTTATCTATAGCATCTTCAAATTCTAAATCTGCATTACTGAACATACCGTATACATTTGAAGGCGTAGATAATGCATCTTGTGCTTCAGTCAATAATTTTTCAGTATCAGCATCTAGTATATGTGGGCGCTTTTCATTGATGAGTTGTAGATCAAATTCATATTGTTTTAATTTATCGTTTGATTGAATAAACGTTTGAATTG
The DNA window shown above is from Staphylococcus sp. M0911 and carries:
- the mgtE gene encoding magnesium transporter, producing MSNDTELKEKEHVNEDVYDKDLLDRLLQDGDIDAFREEFLSMHNYEQSEYFEDTDEEKRQKIFEFLSPSEVADFFDHLDIDDEEYEELFDNINANYASHILEEMSYDNAVDILNELSKPKVASLLTLMNNEDANEIKALLHYEEDTAGGIMTTEYLSLKSTTPVKEALMHVKEQAPNAETIYVIFAVNEDDQLVGVLSLRDLITAENDAYIEDVMSERVISVDVATDQEDVAQTMRDYDFIAVPVVDYQNHLLGIITIDDILDVMDEEASEDYSRLAGVSDIDSTNDSVIKTATKRLPWLIILTFLGMITATILGSFEDTLSKVALLAAFIPIISGMSGNSGTQSLAVSVRNISTGDIDEQSKFKVALREAGSGLLSGIVCSIILIIIIISIYRQPLLAVIVGGSLTCAMTVGTLVGSMIPLLMNKLKIDPAVASGPFITTINDIVSMLIYFGLATSFMSYLT
- a CDS encoding RluA family pseudouridine synthase; the protein is MIFRYTIAQQETLKSFLQRHDFSKKTISAIKTNGALLVNQRPVTVRYQLNLGDQLVVQLPLEIPSANLIPYLKPLDILFEDDYIIIVSKPNRQNCAPSREHPHESLVEQVLGYLQHKGEHTNPHIVTRLDRNTTGIVLFAKYGYIHHLFSKTNMDKVYTCLAHGITEPSGVIEAPIARNEASIIERQVSENGKYAKTLYRTIKQKENVSCCEVQLCTGRTHQIRVHFQYIGHPLIGDTLYGGKHGKIEGQCLHCSKLCFEHPVNKKMIHIEIDHKQLNQWYDLI
- a CDS encoding NAD kinase yields the protein MRYTILTKGDSKSNALKHKMINYMKDFQMVEDNENPEIVISVGGDGTLLQAFHQYSHMLSKVAFVGVHTGHLGFYADWLPHEVEKLIIEINNSEFQVIEYPLLEIIVRYNNNGYETRYLALNEATMKTENGSTLVVDVNIRGKHFERFRGDGLCISTPSGSTAYNKALGGALIHPSLEAMQIAEIASINNRVFRTVGSPLVLPKHHTCLITPVNHDTIRTTIDHVSIKHKNVNAIQYRVANEKVRFARFRPFPFWKRVHDSFISSDDEV
- a CDS encoding GTP pyrophosphokinase family protein translates to MNQWDQFLTPYKQAVNELKVKLKGLRKQYEISEHSSPIEFVTGRVKPISSIIDKANKREIPFDRLREEMYDIAGLRIMCQFVDDIDVVVNILRQRKDFSVVEERDYIRNTKPSGYRSYHVIIEYPIETLNGQKSILAEIQIRTLAMNFWSTIEHTLRYKYDGDYPDEIQHRLERAAEAAYLLDEEMSEIKDEIQEAQKYYTQKRAKKHEND
- a CDS encoding CYTH domain-containing protein encodes the protein MATNNEIEFKQILSESTYNNIKDQYFKDKSPFKQINYYIDTADFKLKDHYSALRIRVKDNTYEMTLKVPAEVGLTEYNFNVPLEPEIDKMVYHNQLPVEIRQILVDDFDVQDGTLVILGALTTYRMETSYQNELLVLDKSEYLGTEDYELEFEVHDYEEGLQKFYDLLKSFQMTHEKPLNKVQRFFNRKANLA
- a CDS encoding truncated hemoglobin YjbI produces the protein MPKTPYDIIGQDALYLMIDHFYQLVEKDDRINHLFPGDFIETSRKQKQFLTQFLGGPDLYTQEHGHPMLKRRHMEFTITEYERDAWLENMSIAINHANFPAGVGDYLFERLRLTANHMVNSEK
- the yjbH gene encoding protease adaptor protein YjbH, whose translation is MAEELRVMENKSREDANTDLSPVCKIEIYSFFDPFSKDCFKISAILSKLRIEYNQYIRVRHILNPSLKVLTKCQAQSTSDFDNIALAYKAAELQGRLRAERFIHLMQNEIIPKRDIITEEMICDCVKNAGIDYDVFKEDLQKSKLTESLKVDLHIAREMEIEQSPSLVFFSEDVHEEGLKVEGLYPYHIYTYIINELMGTPIEKSLPPKLETYIQQKQLVTMEELLTIYEWPEKLLNKELKKLMLQQKVEKLNYPDGKFWKSKMPKC
- the pepF gene encoding oligoendopeptidase F, coding for MSQQLSREEQERKYPEYTWDLTTIFPSDDAFEAAFKDVENDIGKEEQFKGHLGDSADTLYQALALEDEIGTKLEKVYVYAHLKQDQDTANDQYTGMEARAHQLIIKFSSAWSFLVPEILQLDEKTIQTFIQSNDKLKQYEFDLQLINEKRPHILDADTEKLLTEAQDALSTPSNVYGMFSNADLEFEDAIDKDGKAHPLTQGTFIKYLESDDRVLRESAFRNVYKAYGSHNNTLGATLAGEVKKNVFNARTHHYKSAREKALSNNHIPEEVYDNLVKTVHKYLPLLHRYTRLRQELLGIDDLKMYDLYTPLVKDVKFEMPYEEAKSWMLKALEPMGEEYLNVVKEGLDNRWVDVYENKGKRSGGYSSGAHLTNPFILLNWSDTVSDLYTLVHEFGHSAHSYFSRQNQPSNLSDYTIFVAEVASTCNEALLSDYMDKHLDDDKRLLLLNQELERFRATLFRQTMFAEFEHKIHQIEEAGEPLTPTRMNEEYAKLNKQYFGDAVETDEDISKEWSRIPHFYMNYYVYQYATGYSAAQSLSHQILTEGQPAVERYINEFLKKGSSNYPIEILKNAGVDMTSPEPIEQACEVFEQKLDAFEKLMKA